The bacterium genome includes the window GAGGCCGTGTCCGATTATGACGATCACCTCATGGAGTTGTTCCTCGATGAAAAACCTATCGATGAAATGCAGATACATGCCGCTCTCCGTAAGGCAACGATTGCCAATCAGATAACGCCGGTTCTTCTCGGCAGCGCCTTTAAGAACAAGGGTATCCGCCGTCTCCTCGATGCTGTCGTGGATTTTCTCCCCTCTCCGAACGATGTGTCGGCGGTTAAGGGGCATGATCCGAAAACAGACAAGGAACTCATGCGGAATCCATCGGATGATGAGCCGTTCAGCGCCCTTGCATTTAAAATCGCTTCCGATCCCCATGTAGGGAAACTGGTGTTTTTCAGGGTTTATTCCGGTGTGTTGGAGAAGGGCAGTGCTGTTCTCAATACCACCACCGGTAAAAAAGAGCGTATTGCACGGATTTTACGGATGCATGCCAATAAACGTGAGGAAATGAATTTTGCCACGACCGGTAACATTCTTGCCGCTGTCGGACTGAAAGATACAAAAACCGGTGATACGATCTGTGATATAAAGCATCCGATCATACTCGAACGCATGCTGTTCCCTGAGCCTGTCGTCCATATAGCCATTGAGCCGAAGACGAAGGGTGACCAGGAGCAGCTCGATCTTTCTCTTGCCAAGCTGGCCGAGGAAGACCCGACATTCCAGGTCAGAGTGGACAAGGAAACCGGGCAGACCGTTATTTCTGGTATGGGCGAGCTTCATCTGGAGATTCTTATAGACCGGCTTCGCCGTGAATTCAAAGTCGATGCCAATGTCGGCATGCCGCAGGTGGTTTATCGCGAGACGATTACCGGTGAGGCGGAAGTGGAAGGCAAGTTTATCAGGCAGTCCGGCGGACGCGGTCAGTACGGTCATGTTGTGATCACGATCAAGCCTGCGGAAAAAGGTACGGGTTTTGTGTTTGAGGACAAGATTATCGGCGGTGCTATTCCGAGGGAATATATCAGCTCCTGCAGAAAAGGCGCGGAAGATGCCATGAATGCGGGAGTTATCGCGGGCTTTCCTCTCGTTGATATTCATATCGAGCTCATTGACGGCTCGTATCATGAGGTTGACTCGTCCGATATGGCGTTCCGCATAGCGACATCGATGGCGGTAAAAGATGGCGTCAAAAAATCCGGACCGATCCTGCTCGAACCGATAATGCTTGTGGAGGTTGTAACGCCGCAGCAGTATTCCGGTGATATCATGGGTGATTTCAACATGCGTCGCGGCAGGATAGATAAAATCGAAAACCGCACAGACGCACAGGTTATCAGAGGGCATGTTCCGCTTGCGGAAATGTTCGGGTATACTACCCGGC containing:
- the fusA gene encoding elongation factor G, with translation MIRKYPLEQMRNIGIMAHIDAGKTTTTERILFYTGKVHRMGEVHDGAATMDWMEQEKERGITITSAATTCFWRETMINIIDTPGHVDFTVEVQRSLRVLDGAVGLFCAVGGVEPQSETVWRQADGYKVPRLAFVNKMDRTGADFYRVLNMMHDRLLSKFIPIQLPIGSGELFTGLIDLIKNIAVMFEGEGPTLTFTEIPVPDDLKDITHEYREKMLEAVSDYDDHLMELFLDEKPIDEMQIHAALRKATIANQITPVLLGSAFKNKGIRRLLDAVVDFLPSPNDVSAVKGHDPKTDKELMRNPSDDEPFSALAFKIASDPHVGKLVFFRVYSGVLEKGSAVLNTTTGKKERIARILRMHANKREEMNFATTGNILAAVGLKDTKTGDTICDIKHPIILERMLFPEPVVHIAIEPKTKGDQEQLDLSLAKLAEEDPTFQVRVDKETGQTVISGMGELHLEILIDRLRREFKVDANVGMPQVVYRETITGEAEVEGKFIRQSGGRGQYGHVVITIKPAEKGTGFVFEDKIIGGAIPREYISSCRKGAEDAMNAGVIAGFPLVDIHIELIDGSYHEVDSSDMAFRIATSMAVKDGVKKSGPILLEPIMLVEVVTPQQYSGDIMGDFNMRRGRIDKIENRTDAQVIRGHVPLAEMFGYTTRLRSNSQGRAIYTMEFDSYSPVPEHIARELMVKLGSTYQFAH